The following proteins are co-located in the bacterium genome:
- a CDS encoding endonuclease VII domain-containing protein, with the protein MVKEQSIYMRERRKNNPEFMKKYLARRKENKRNNPEIREKQAIRRKERKYGLSHEDWLRMYETQDGKCLICGKSFIKPSDAKVDHNHRTGKIRGLLCNNCNLGIGFLNDDPKIMIKAIEYLLGEK; encoded by the coding sequence ATGGTTAAGGAACAAAGTATATACATGAGAGAAAGAAGAAAGAATAATCCAGAATTTATGAAAAAATATCTAGCACGTAGAAAAGAAAACAAAAGAAATAATCCAGAAATTCGGGAAAAACAGGCGATACGTAGGAAAGAAAGAAAATATGGTTTGTCTCATGAAGATTGGTTAAGGATGTATGAAACTCAAGATGGAAAATGTCTTATTTGTGGAAAGTCTTTTATAAAGCCTTCTGATGCTAAAGTTGATCATAATCATAGGACAGGTAAAATTCGGGGTCTGCTCTGTAATAACTGTAATCTTGGTATTGGTTTTCTAAATGATGATCCAAAGATAATGATAAAAGCAATAGAATATTTATTGGGGGAGAAGTAA